A window of Cryptomeria japonica chromosome 3, Sugi_1.0, whole genome shotgun sequence contains these coding sequences:
- the LOC131072076 gene encoding putative pentatricopeptide repeat-containing protein At5g08310, mitochondrial: MALQHFRNTAFIHPNEFKLLKRLLHNNDNGENFASLSIESTPSPSLRTTGSAFTRSTSSQLAASLANAFSKGNAHRNLEELNNFGPHISQGVVEIVLNRQKHWQNALDFFKWAALQNGYKHNCYTYNTMASILAKGKQTWALRDLMEEMMEERCRMTPGALGFLIRCFGLVGMVDEAMHLFGQAGILNCVSNVYTYNCLLEVLVKSKRYDLVEMRYNEMQGYGFVSDKFTLTALLQAYCGVGKFTEALNLFKIMSQHGWVDEHVLAVLLVALSKSGKLDMALELIESTRKLEINLNEKTFFVLLHGFVKENQVDKALELVKHMREARIRLDLFTYRVLIEALCEKNECLKAYDLYVQIRDSGLSPDLVIYRKLICSLSNEGHLDAVNRLLEDGLIFQGGSLASLYNAVLEGFVKAGKVDESYLLLREMIRFNSLLVEGASVIPALHFVKVGQGSVRFSKVVSPDTASFCVVIDGLCKVGNLDMGLGLLNDMVRISIMPNVQIYNCLIHALCSLGRLAESYKLLDDMKERSINPTQYTYNSILGCLCKTDKVSEALDLMRKMRLHGYTPWIKHYTLLVKRLCQSGKIADACNFLNEMVQIGFLPDMIAYSAAIDGICKVGEVDHARNLFKEMSEQLCAPDVVAYNIIINGFCKVGRVNDAQQILNEMLEKGHAPSVVTYNAMMNGLCKNDGVDLALLYLSKMVSEGRPPNVVTYTTLINGLFNAGRDTEALALWNEMEQKECHPNIVAYTALIEGLCKCNRVKHALVYLHKMQIKGIEPEALIYSVLINSLVEEDDMVSACEVLDMMVQNINNHNPTDKAYQVLVAGLYKLSEDKMGSAAVCNIIEKGWLPTIHNLKELENAAKKELENI; the protein is encoded by the coding sequence atggcTTTACAACATTTCAGAAATACCGCTTTCATACATCCAAATGAATTCAAACTTTTGAAAAGGCTTCTTCACAACAACGATAACGGAGAAAATTTTGCTTCTTTGTCTATTGAAAGCACACCTTCCCCTTCTCTTAGAACCACAGGTAGTGCGTTTACAAGGTCTACATCTTCACAACTTGCAGCCAGTCTCGCCAACGCATTTTCTAAAGGGAATGCGCATAGAAACCTGGAAGAGCTGAATAACTTTGGACCGCACATCTCTCAAGGGGTTGTTGAAATTGTTTTAAATAGGCAAAAACATTGGCAAAATGCCCTTGATTTTTTCAAATGGGCTGCCCTCCAAAATGGTTACAAACACAACTGCTATACATACAATACAATGGCCTCAATTCTCGCAAAAGGAAAGCAAACATGGGCATTGAGGGATCTCATggaagagatgatggaagaaagaTGCAGAATGACTCCAGGAGCATTAGGTTTTCTGATTAGGTGCTTTGGTCTTGTGGGGATGGTGGATGAAGCAATGCACTTGTTTGGTCAGGCTGGAATTTTGAATTGTGTATCTAATGTGTATACATACAATTGTTTGCTGGAGGTTTTGGTAAAATCCAAAAGATATGATTTGGTTGAGATGAGGTATAATGAGATGCAGGGGTATGGATTTGTCTCTGATAAGTTTACCCTTACAGCTCTCTTGCAGGCTTACTGTGGTGTGGGAAAATTTACAGAGGCTTTGAATCTATTCAAAATCATGTCACAGCATGGTTGGGTTGATGAACACGTGCTCGCTGTTTTGCTTGTTGCTCTTAGCAAGTCTGGAAAGTTAGACATGGCTTTGGAACTGATAGAAAGCACGAGGAAACTTGAGATAAACCTAAACGAAAAAACCTTTTTTGTGCTGCTACATGGATTTGTCAAGGAGAATCAAGTTGACAAGGCTCTTGAGCTTGTTAAACACATGAGGGAAGCGCGTATTAGATTAGACTTATTTACATACAGGGTACTTATTGAAGCTCTTTGTGAAAAAAATGAATGCTTGAAGGCTTATGATTTGTATGTTCAGATAAGAGATTCCGGGCTGTCTCCAGATTTGGTTATTTACAGAAAACTGATTTGCTCGCTCAGTAACGAAGGCCATCTCGATGCAGTCAATAGGTTGTTGGAAGATGGATTGATTTTTCAAGGTGGTTCTCTTGCATCTTTGTACAATGCAGTTTTGGAAGGATTTGTGAAGGCTGGTAAAGTAGACGAGTCATATTTGCTGCTTCGAGAGATGATAAGATTTAATAGTTTACTGGTTGAAGGTGCATCAGTGATACCTGCTCTGCACTTTGTAAAAGTTGGACAGGGATCTGTTAGATTCTCGAAGGTAGTTTCTCCAGATACTGCTTCcttttgtgttgttattgatggtcTCTGCAAGGTGGGAAATTTGGATATGGGATTAGGGCTTTTGAATGACATGGTGAGGATAAGCATTATGCCCAATGTTCAAATTTACAACTGCCTGATTCATGCACTTTGCAGCTTAGGTAGGCTGGCTGAGAGTTACAAGCTTTTGGATGATATGAAGGAAAGAAGTATTAATCCAACACAATACACTTACAATTCGATTCTTGGATGCCTGTGCAAAACAGACAAGGTTAGTGAAGCTCTTGACCTGATGAGGAAGATGAGGCTTCATGGTTACACCCCTTGGATTAAACATTATACCTTACTTGTTAAAAGGCTTTGTCAGAGTGGTAAAATAGCTGATGCTTGCAATTTCTTGAATGAAATGGTTCAAATAGGGTTCCTACCGGATATGATTGCATACTCTGCAGCTATTGATGGCATTTGCAAAGTTGGTGAAGTCGATCATGCACGAAATCTTTTCAAAGAGATGTCAGAACAGCTTTGTGCTCCTGATGTAGTTGCttacaatattataataaatggaTTCTGCAAGGTTGGCAGAGTAAATGATGCCCAGCAAATCCTGAATGAAATGTTGGAAAAAGGACATGCACCAAGTGTGGTGACCTACAATGCAATGATGAACGGATTGTGTAAAAATGATGGAGTTGATCTGGCACTCCTTTACCTTTCTAAGATGGTTTCAGAAGGGAGGCCTCCCAATGTTGTTACATATACAACCTTAATAAATGGTCTATTTAATGCAGGACGAGACACAGAAGCTCTCGCCTTGTGGAATGAAATGGAACAAAAAGAATGTCATCCTAATATAGTTGCATATACAGCTTTGATTGAAGGACTTTGCAAGTGTAATAGGGTCAAACATGCCTTAGTTTACCTGCACAAAATGCAAATTAAGGGCATAGAGCCTGAGGCACTCATATATAGTGTGCTTATTAACAGTCTTGTTGAAGAAGATGATATGGTTTCAGCTTGTGAGGTTTTAGATATGATGGTTCAGAACATAAATAATCATAACCCTACTGATAAGGCTTATCAAGTCTTGGTGGCTGGTCTTTACAAGTTGAGTGAAGATAAAATGGGTTCTGCAGCTGTATGTAATATTATTGAAAAGGGATGGCTTCCCACCATTCATAATTTAAAGGAACTAGAGAA